The sequence CCAAGGCCGCCCCGCCGCAGAGCAGGACGAAGCCCTGCACGGCCGCTGCCATCCCAAACGCCGCGCTGGCCCAGCCCAGCCCCAGGACGGGGACTGCGCTTCCCAGGTAGGTGATCACATAGACGGTGCTGATGATCTGCGCATGGCGGGCCGGTTCCACGCGGGCCGCCACATCGTTGAAGACGGTCCGGAACGCCAGCCCCTGCCCCACCCCGGCGGCGACGGCGGCGCTGACCAGCATCATGGGACTGTGCCAGGCCCCTGCGGCACCCAACAGCATGACAGAGACGCCCAGGACCGCCAGGCCAGCCGGTACCGTCCGCCGGCCGTGCACGGTCACCAACTGGCTAAGGGCCGACGCACCGAGCGGCAGGCCCGCGAGGACGCCGATCAGTGGCCGGGAGTCGGTGCCCAGGACCTGTGCGAAATAACCCGGGGCCAGTGAGAGTGAGAAGCCGAACACGGCGAAGCTGAGGAAGCCGACGCCGGATGCCAGCCAAAAGGGGCCCCTCGCCTGCCGCGACACGGAGGGCCGGCGGGGCGCCAGGGCATGCAGCGGCCGGGACACCGCGGGAACCATGATGGCCGGGCGGGCACGGATCAGGTACAGCGGCACCAGCAGCCCGGCCATCAGCAGGGAATGGACGGCATAAGGTGCCGTGGTGGGGCCGGGAAGCAGCGACAGCAGGCCGCCGATCACGGGTCCCGCCGCCACTCCCCCGGACGAGGCCAGCAGCGTAAAGCGCGAAGCCCACTCCGGCCGGGACGGAAGCAACTCCCGCAGGGCGGCCGCGCTGGCTCCCGTGGCAAGCGCAACTGCCGCGCCCTGAAGTGCCCGGCCGGCGCACAGTGCGGCCAACGAGTGGGCTTCGGCAAAGATCCAGCCGCCCGCCAGTCCCGTCAGCACGGCGACCAGGAGGGCCGCCCGGCGGCCGATGTGGTCCGACCAGTGCCCCGCCAGGAGCAGTGTTCCCACCAGCGCCAGGACATAGCTGGCGAACGCTGCGGTCACCTCCAGGCTGGACAGTCCCAGGTTGGCCTGCAGCAGCGGGTACAGCGGGGTGGCAAGGTTGGCGCCCACCAGGAGCATGAAGATCACCGCCCCGGAGATCACCAGCCGCGCAGTGGTGGAGGCATTCCATCCGCGGGGCATGGCTGTCGCCGGACGCATGCGCAATTCGCTGAAGACCGTCATTTGTGCCGCCTTAGGGGTCCGCCGCGGCGGGTGGTCCTTTTGGGAGCCCGGCGCGGATACAACTGTGTTGGTTCAAGAGTGCGGCAGTGCTGAGTAATTCATCCAATAACAGGTGGATAATTGAGCAAAATAATCAACATGGGCATCCTTGGGTGATGGAGAGTGACGTTCTTGAACAAATTAGACCCCACCGATTTGAGGATTCTGCTGGCGCTCATCAGGGATCCCCGGATCCAGATCGGAGAGCTCAGCGATTCCCTGGGCATCGCCCGCAACACGGCGCAGTCGCGTGTGCGGCGCCTCCTCCGCGCCGGCGTACTGCGGCCGGGCGGCCGCGAGGTTGACCTTGAGGCAGTGGGTTACGACGTCGTGGCGTTCGTGACCATCGAAGTTTCCCACCGCGAGCTCGACGGCGTCGTGGGGGCGCTGCGCCTCATTCCGCAGGTTCTGGAAGTCCACGAAATTTCCGGCCGCGGGGACGTCTGGTGCCGGGTGGTAGCCACCGATACCCACAACCTGCAGTCCTCCCTGCGGCAGGTCCTGAGGATCAAGGGGGTCATCCGGACAGAAACCGTCCTGGCCCTGCACACCCACATCCCGTACCGGACCGAACCCCTCATCAGCGGTCTTAGCAGTGCCGCCGCCCCGGCTAGGATTTCCTGAATGACCATCATCGATAACGCCGTCTACGTCAACGGCGTCCGCCACGCGGAGCCCGAAAGCCTTGAACAGACCTTCGAGACCCTCGCCAGGCACGGAGGTATGGCCTGGATCGGGCTGTACCGGCCCACCGCGGAAGAGATGACCGCCGTCGCCAACGAATTCGGGCTTCACGCCCTGGCAGTGGAGGACGCCGTGTCGGCCCACCAGCGCCCCAAGCTTGAACGGTACGACGACAACCTCTTCACCGTCCTGCGGCCCGCAAGGTACCTGGACGTGGATGAGACGGTGGAGTTCGGCGAGCTGCACGTCTTCACCGGGAAGAACTTCGTCGTGACCGTCCGGCACGCGGAAACGGCAGGCGTGGCCCGGGTGCGGCAGCGGCTTGAGGCACGGCCGGACCTGCTCCAGCACGGGCCGGAAGCGGTTCTGTACGCCCTGCTGGACCGTGTGGTGGACGACTACGCTCCGGTGGTGGCCGGACTGGAAAACGATATTGACGAGATCGAGGACCAACTGTTCAGCGGCGATTCCTCGGTGTCGCGCCGGATTTACGAACTGGCGCGGGAAGTAATC comes from Pseudarthrobacter sp. NIBRBAC000502770 and encodes:
- a CDS encoding MFS transporter; the encoded protein is MTVFSELRMRPATAMPRGWNASTTARLVISGAVIFMLLVGANLATPLYPLLQANLGLSSLEVTAAFASYVLALVGTLLLAGHWSDHIGRRAALLVAVLTGLAGGWIFAEAHSLAALCAGRALQGAAVALATGASAAALRELLPSRPEWASRFTLLASSGGVAAGPVIGGLLSLLPGPTTAPYAVHSLLMAGLLVPLYLIRARPAIMVPAVSRPLHALAPRRPSVSRQARGPFWLASGVGFLSFAVFGFSLSLAPGYFAQVLGTDSRPLIGVLAGLPLGASALSQLVTVHGRRTVPAGLAVLGVSVMLLGAAGAWHSPMMLVSAAVAAGVGQGLAFRTVFNDVAARVEPARHAQIISTVYVITYLGSAVPVLGLGWASAAFGMAAAVQGFVLLCGGAALGLAAVTLVQSARRKVS
- a CDS encoding Lrp/AsnC family transcriptional regulator, with translation MNKLDPTDLRILLALIRDPRIQIGELSDSLGIARNTAQSRVRRLLRAGVLRPGGREVDLEAVGYDVVAFVTIEVSHRELDGVVGALRLIPQVLEVHEISGRGDVWCRVVATDTHNLQSSLRQVLRIKGVIRTETVLALHTHIPYRTEPLISGLSSAAAPARIS
- the corA gene encoding magnesium/cobalt transporter CorA — protein: MTIIDNAVYVNGVRHAEPESLEQTFETLARHGGMAWIGLYRPTAEEMTAVANEFGLHALAVEDAVSAHQRPKLERYDDNLFTVLRPARYLDVDETVEFGELHVFTGKNFVVTVRHAETAGVARVRQRLEARPDLLQHGPEAVLYALLDRVVDDYAPVVAGLENDIDEIEDQLFSGDSSVSRRIYELAREVIQFQRAIHPLPEMLDQLKKGFEKYGVETELRHNLRDVEDHVERVISRADSFRDLLQNALTLDGTLTANRQNEASAEQNEQVKKISSWAAILFAPSFVAGIYGMNFDNMPELHWAAGYPYALILMVAAGALMYGIFKKKGWI